One Drechmeria coniospora strain ARSEF 6962 chromosome 01, whole genome shotgun sequence genomic region harbors:
- a CDS encoding MAK16 protein, translating into MASDEIVWQIINQQFCSFKLKTEKEQNFCRNEYNVTGFCNRQSCPLANSRYATVRQHPTKDTLYLYMKTIERAHLPSKMWEKIKLSNNYTKALEQLDERLIYWPKFLIHKCKQRLTRLTQVQIRMRRIAAEEERLGEKLVPKLAPKIKNREQARERKAEAAAKLERTIERELVERLRQGAYGDQPMNVSETIWKKVLNAMEREGQGERDEDMDEGVESDDEERESEDGEGAVEYVSDIDESDEDLDELEDWLESDDDEVEEEEAEVDSEDEKEASKKRKRGKVTKMNSKRAKKVAGEKEKLTLTNELAW; encoded by the exons ATGGCGTCGGACGAGATTGTCTGGCAAATCATCAACCAGCAGTTTTGCTCCTTCAAGCTCAA GACGGAAAAGGAGCAAAACTTTTGCCGCAACGAATACAACGTCACCGGCTTCTGCAATCGTCAGTCATGCCCTCTCGCCAACTCCCGGTACGCGACGGTGCGCCAGCACCCGACCAAGGATACGCTCTACCTCTACATGAAGACGATCGAGCGCGCCCACCTGCCGTCCAAGATGTGGGAGAAGATTAAGCTCTCCAACAACTACACAAAGGCGCTCGAGCAGCTTGACGAGCGGCTCATCTACTGGCCCAAGTTCCTCATTCACAAGTGCAAGCAGCGCCTCACGCGCCTCACGCAGGTCCAGATCCGCATGCGCAGGATCGCGGCGGAAGAGGAGCGCCTGGGAGAGAAGCTCGTGCCGAAGCTGGCGCCCAAGATCAAGAACCGCGAACAGGCTCGAGAGCGgaaggcggaggcggcggccaagctgGAGCGGACGATTGAACgagagctcgtcgagcgcctACGGCAGGGCGCCTACGGCGACCAGCCGATGAACGTGAGCGAGACGATCTGGAAGAAGGTGCTCAACGCCATGGAGCGCGAGGGTCAGGGCGAGCGGGATGAGGACATGGACGAAGGCGTCGaatcggacgacgaggagcgcgagagcgaggacggcgagggggcGGTCGAGTACGTCTCCGACATtgacgagagcgacgaggacctcgacgagctcgaggactgGTTGGaaagcgacgacgacgaggtggaggaggaggaagcggaggTGGAcagcgaggacgagaaggaggcgaGCAAGAAGCGCAAGCGCGGCAAGGTGACCAAGATGAACAGCAAGCGGGCGAAGAAGGTGGCGGGCGAGAAGGAAAAGCTGACACTGACAAACGAGTTGGCATGGTGA